In Onthophagus taurus isolate NC chromosome 6, IU_Otau_3.0, whole genome shotgun sequence, a genomic segment contains:
- the LOC139429912 gene encoding uncharacterized protein: protein MMNKLLKFTSSSEQPVIIYEDDTEDEKEHFHRTYENNQEVLHKCGSKCTLQRINEETDESKHQTSTSSFTRKQRPFGDSLKVKMNELVLKMSKLDVEESLVWDEYVVLQNEIDKIETVLESFLQYIEAVELENKTRVRMCNQLRSVFEMENFANLSPDMYHVLDKLSNNVAEKNVFDFKEKLANVLDNRLGLGEYYRDYENRKHDFRVACGNFKRLLTTTKLSEKQLSKFSAQYDKISDNFTHCRYVLLKKLPDGVTMGVQIFLEAIKEIRKEIDNSFAAMKDLLHLFNVMGTLEINPDSPSNI from the coding sequence atgatgaataaactattaaaatttacaagCTCCTCCGAACAACCCGTAATAATCTACGAAGACGACACTGAAGATGAAAAAGAACATTTCCATCGAACTTACGAAAACAATCAAGAAGTCCTTCATAAATGCGGTTCAAAATGTACTTTACAACGAATCAACGAGGAAACCGACGAATCGAAACATCAAACATCGACGTCGTCATTCACGAGGAAACAACGTCCATTTGGGGATTccttaaaagtaaaaatgaacGAGTTAGTACTAAAAATGTCGAAATTGGACGTGGAGGAGTCTTTGGTTTGGGACGAATATGTGGttcttcaaaatgaaattgataaaattgaaactgtTTTGGAATCTTTCCTTCAATACATCGAAGCTGTTGAATTAGAGAATAAAACGAGGGTTAGAATGTGTAATCAATTGAGATCGGTTTTTGAAATGGAAAATTTCGCGAATTTAAGTCCGGATATGTATCACGTTTTAGATAAATTATCGAATAACGTTGCcgagaaaaatgttttcgattttaaagagaaattggCGAACGTTCTCGATAATAGATTGGGATTGGGCGAATATTATCGAGATTATGAAAATAGAAAACACGATTTTCGAGTTGCTTGCGGCAACTTCAAAAGACTTTTAACAACCACTAAGTTATCGGAAAAACAATTATCGAAGTTTTCGGCCCAATACGATAAAATCTCCGATAATTTTACACACTGTCGATATgttttgcttaaaaaattaCCCGATGGGGTCACTATGGGAGTGCAAATATTTTTAGAGGCAATTAAAGAAATACGAAAAGAAATTGATAATTCATTTGCAGCGATGAAAGATCTTTTACATTTATTCAACGTGATGGGTACGTTGGAAATAAATCCGGATTCTccttcaaatatttaa